The following nucleotide sequence is from Nitratidesulfovibrio termitidis HI1.
AAGGGCGCCGGTATGGCATCGGCGGGGCAGGTCACGCCGGTCGGTCTGGCAGGGCTGGCCGGTGGGCCGGGTCGATGCAAAGAGGCGTTATTAGTGCTTCAATACCTTGGTATACATGAAGTACCCAATAAGTCCGAGCACGATGACGCCAACGACAATGGAACCGAGATCCGCGAAACTCATGGTGCCTCCTCGGGCCTGGCCCGACAGGATCGGCAGGCGGCTTCCGTCGTCCACCGGGTTTGCGCCGCCCCTTGGAGAAGGGCGCGGCGGCGCGTTACTGGGCGCCGCCGGGGCGGCACGTCTTCTGACCACGTGACGAACGAACACGAAACAGCCCCGTCGCACGCGGGTGCGAAACGGGGCGAAAAAACGGCCAGCGGGCAAGGCGACTGCGTCCGGGGGGCGTAGAAGACAGGAAGGAGAAAGGCTGACTGGACTCGGCGTGCTCGCATGGCCTGGCCTCCCGCGCGATCAGGGCGCAGAACGGAGATTTCGGCATGCATCGGCAGCATGGCGCTCATTGAGCGTCCGGTCGGTGCAAGGACATGCTCCGCCCGTCAGGCTGCCAAGTCAAGGCAAAACCGGGCAAATGAGAAAAAAAGTACATGGACTGACGTAAAAAGAGTGCTCCGCGTTCCAATTGTGACACATCCGCATCACGCTCCGCCCGCGAGCACCCGCCACACCTTCGGGAAATCCGCCATCAACCCGTCCGCCACGCTGACGCCGGAGCGCCGGACCGGTTGCCCGGCAGTCGGGCAGCCCACCTGCCCGGCCACTCCGCAGTCCGGCTGTCTGGCGAAGCACTACTCGTCGTTGGGGGCGATGAACGCGCCAGCCAGCCCCGGCCCACCCGCCAACGCGCTGGCGGCATCGGACGCGTCCGCCCCGTACGGCTCGGCCTCGCTTTCCTCGAAGCGCACCACGAAACTGGCGCCCGCAAGGCCGGATATCACCTCCAGCCGCCCCCCGAGTTGGGCCACCAGGCTGCCCACCAGTTGCATGCCCAGTGTCGTGCCACCGGCGGGGTCGAAGCCTTCCGGCAGCCCCACGCCATCGTCGGTGACGTGCACTTCCACCTGCCGCCCCTTGCGCCGGGCGGCAATGGAGATGCGCCCCGCATCACGGCTGGGGAAGGCATGTTTGATGGCGTTGGTGACCAGTTCGTTGAGAATCAGCCCGCAGGGGATGGCCGCCGACACCGGCAGGAACAGTGGCGGCAGCTCCAGCGCCAGTTCCACCTCGGCATCCACCGACGACAGCACCAGCTTGCGCGCCAGCCGCTCCACGTAGTCGGCCACGTTGACGCTGGCCAGGTCGTTGGCGCGATACAGTTCCTCGTGCGCCAGGGCCATGGAGGCCACGCGGTTGCGGCTTTCGATGAACCGCTCGCGGTCGGCGGCACCGTCGGCATAGGCGGCCTGCAGGTTCAGCAGGCTGACGATGAGTTGCAGGTTGTTCTTGACCCTGTGGTGCACCTCGCGCAGCAGGATTTCCTTTTCGCGCAGCGAGGCGCGTATGCCTTCCTCCGCCGCGCGGCGGGCCGTGACGTCCTCGGCCACACCAGCCACGCGGTAGACGTTGCCGTCACCGTCGCGCACGGGAAAGGCCCGGGCATGCACCCAGCGTACCCCGCCGTCGGGCCGTACGATGCGGAACTCCGCATCCACCGGCGTGGCCGAGGTGGCGATGCCCGACATGGCGGCACGCAGGCCCTGGCGATCATCGGGGTGCACGGTTTCCATGGCCGTGCCGTGCACCTGCATGGCGTCCCGCACCGGACGCCCCCAGACCGTTTCGTAGGCCGGAGAAAGATACAGCAGCCGGTCACGGACCAGATCGCGCACCCAGAACACCTCGCTGGTGTTCTCCATCAACTGGCGGAAGCGTTGCTCGCTTTCCGCCAGGGCCCGTTCGAATTCCCTGCGCTCGGCAATTTCGCGGCGCAGGCGGCGGTTGGCGTCTTCCAGATCCTCGGTGCGGCGGCGCACCAGGTCTTCCAGCGTTTCGCGGCGGCGCCCCTGTTCGCGCAGCAGTTCGGCCCGCAGCAGGCAGCGCACCAGCGCCCGGTCGAGCACGGCCATGTCCTCGATGGGCTTGATCACGAAGTCCCACGCGCCAAGACGCAGGGCCCGCGCCAGTTCCCGCACCTCGCTGGTGCCGGACACCACGATGACCGGCACCGTGGGATCCTGCGCGGCAATGCGGGGCAGCACCTCGGCCCCGCTCTTGCCGGGCATGCGCCAGTCCAGCAGCACCGCGTCTGAGCCGCGTTCGTCGAACAGCGTCAGCGCGTCGGCCCCGCCGTCCGCCTCGCGCACGGCATAGCCCGCCTCGCGCAGATAGCCGCATACGGCGGTGCGGGCCACCGGGTCGTCGTCCACCACCAGGATGGAAGGAATGCGTTCCGCGGGTTGGCGAGGGTCCATGCGATCTCCTGAAGCTGTTTCCGCGCGAGGCCGGGCGAAAGGACCGTCTGGACAGCCCCTAGCGGGGCAGCAGCAACCACGCTGGCCCCGGCGCATCGAGATGTCCGGCCACGGCGGCCGCACGGTCGCCCGCGCCGCAGAACAGGTCGATGCGATAGCCCTTGATGGCCCCGCCGGTATCCTGCGCAAGGCCAAGGCCGGTCACCGCGCCGCCGCCTGCCGGTTGCGGCACCGGGGCGGAAAAGGCCACCAGCGCGCCGGATGGCAGCACGGAACGGTCGGTGGCCAGGCTTACCCATGGGGTCAGCGGCCTGCCCGTGCACCCCAGCGGACCGCTGGCGCTGCCTTCCTCCATCCGGAAAAAGACGTAGCTGGGGTTGGTGTTCATGAGTTCCCGCGCCTGCGCGGGGTGACTTTCCAGCCACTGGCGGATGGCGGGCATGTTCACCCCGTCGGGCGGCAGCTCGCCCCGTTCCTTCAGGATGCGCCCGATGGACACGTAGGGCCGCCCGTTCTGCGCGGCGTACAGCACGCGGGCTTCGCTGCCGTCGGTAAAGCGGACCCTGCCGGAACCCTGCACCTGCAGGATGTACACGTCCACGGGGTCCGCCGCCCAGGCCAGTTCCAGCCCCTTGCCGCGCAACGCACCGGCGTCGATTTCCGCACGGTCGTAATAGGGCCGCAGCACGCGCCCCTTGGGGCCGTTCACCACCCGGTAGGTCATGCGCTGTTTGCCGGAACCGGAGCCGGTCACTTCCGTCACGCGCATGTCCGGCGGGGTGCGGTAGATGGGGTGCGTATAGCCGGGCGCGGGGGTGCGGCTGGCGCGCAGCACCGGCTCGTAGTAGCCGGTCCAGGCGGTGTCCACGCGCAGCCAGCGAAACCGCTGGGCCAGCAGGCCGGGATTGGCGTCCAGTTGGGGCAACAGGCCGGACAGCTGGCGCAGGGCGGCCATGAAGTCCGCGTTGGTCACGCGCAGTCCCATGCGGTCCAGCGCCACGCCTCCGGCGGGGCGGGTGGCCATGTAGGAAAGGCTTTGGGTCAGGGCCGGGGCAAGGTCGTTCCACGAGGCAAGCCCCTGGCTGCGCGGGTCCATGGCCGCGATGGCGGCGCGGATCTCGTCGGGCGCGGCTTCGGTGTAGGCGGGCAGCGGCGGCAGCGACAGGGCCGGACGCGCCGGTGCGGGGGCCTGCGCCGTAGTGGGGATTTCCGGCTCGGGGACCGCAATCCGGGGAGCATGCGCGGCGCAACCGGAAATGACCAGCGCCAGCAGCAGCGCCCCGGCGGCGCGGGCGCATGCAGGCACACAGGCCCCCCCGAATGCAGATGGGCCGGATGCGGCAGCGGATAAGACGGCAGAGGAAACAGCGGATGACACAATGGACACGTGCGAGCCCATGGAGCAGGACAGGCCGCGCACGGCTTTGGCTTTCACGCCAAAATGGCGTACGAATCGACACACCGCGCCACGCGGCAGGAGGTTGCGAAACATATGGACGGCTTTCCCGTGCCGGAAATCTGGTTGGCCCATCGCGTGTCCTACGGTGAAACGGACATGATGGGCGTTGTGTACTACGCGGAATACCTGCACTTCTTCGAACGCGCCCGCAGCGAATTCATCCGCTCGCGGGGCATGGGCTAT
It contains:
- the mltA gene encoding murein transglycosylase A produces the protein MPACARAAGALLLALVISGCAAHAPRIAVPEPEIPTTAQAPAPARPALSLPPLPAYTEAAPDEIRAAIAAMDPRSQGLASWNDLAPALTQSLSYMATRPAGGVALDRMGLRVTNADFMAALRQLSGLLPQLDANPGLLAQRFRWLRVDTAWTGYYEPVLRASRTPAPGYTHPIYRTPPDMRVTEVTGSGSGKQRMTYRVVNGPKGRVLRPYYDRAEIDAGALRGKGLELAWAADPVDVYILQVQGSGRVRFTDGSEARVLYAAQNGRPYVSIGRILKERGELPPDGVNMPAIRQWLESHPAQARELMNTNPSYVFFRMEEGSASGPLGCTGRPLTPWVSLATDRSVLPSGALVAFSAPVPQPAGGGAVTGLGLAQDTGGAIKGYRIDLFCGAGDRAAAVAGHLDAPGPAWLLLPR
- a CDS encoding sensor histidine kinase; this encodes MDPRQPAERIPSILVVDDDPVARTAVCGYLREAGYAVREADGGADALTLFDERGSDAVLLDWRMPGKSGAEVLPRIAAQDPTVPVIVVSGTSEVRELARALRLGAWDFVIKPIEDMAVLDRALVRCLLRAELLREQGRRRETLEDLVRRRTEDLEDANRRLRREIAERREFERALAESEQRFRQLMENTSEVFWVRDLVRDRLLYLSPAYETVWGRPVRDAMQVHGTAMETVHPDDRQGLRAAMSGIATSATPVDAEFRIVRPDGGVRWVHARAFPVRDGDGNVYRVAGVAEDVTARRAAEEGIRASLREKEILLREVHHRVKNNLQLIVSLLNLQAAYADGAADRERFIESRNRVASMALAHEELYRANDLASVNVADYVERLARKLVLSSVDAEVELALELPPLFLPVSAAIPCGLILNELVTNAIKHAFPSRDAGRISIAARRKGRQVEVHVTDDGVGLPEGFDPAGGTTLGMQLVGSLVAQLGGRLEVISGLAGASFVVRFEESEAEPYGADASDAASALAGGPGLAGAFIAPNDE